Below is a window of Cryobacterium sp. PAMC25264 DNA.
CGGCGATCTCCGCTAAACACTGTTGCTCGGGCAACACGCCCCAGCCCAGGCCCAGTAGTACCGCGCGCGCGAAGTCGTTGGAGGCGGGGATGACGTGTCGGGGCGCCTCACCGGGCCGCCCATTGTTGGCACGGAGAAAAGCATCCTGCAGGTCGTCGTTGCGGTCGAAGGTCACCACGGGCGCCGCCGAGAGCCCGGCCAGACCGGCCGGGAGCCGTCGGGCGACGAAGTCCGGCGTGGCCACGGCGCGGTACCGCATCCGACCGAGAGGTTCGGTGACGCAACCCTGGATGGTCTCGCGGCTGGAGGTGACCGCGGCCATGACGGCGCCGGAGCGCAACAGCGACAGAGTGTGCTCCTGATCCTCCCGGTGCAGGTCGAAGGCCACGTCGAGCTCGTCGGAGACCCCGGCGAGGGCCGCGAGGAACCAGGTGGCCAGGCTGTCGGCGTTCACGGCCAGCGACACCCGCACGGCCTGCCCGGCGGGCCCGGCATCCTGCAACGCCCGCACGGTATCGGCCTCGAGCAGTTCCACCTGGCGGGCGTAGCGCAGTACGAGGGCACCGGCGTCGGTGAGCGCCACCGGGGTCGTGCGCTGCACGAGCACCCGGCCGCAGGACTGCTCCATGGTCTTGACCCGCTGCGACACCGCCGACGCCGTGATGTGCAGACTGCGTGCCGCCTTGTCGAAGGTGCCCTCCTCGATAAGGGCCAGAAGGGTGGCGAGCTGATCCAGGGTGAACCGTTGCATAAGTTCAGCTTATGCATCATCAGAAACAGTAGCTGGACTGAATCATGAGGTGTTCGTAACGTGGAACCCATGACCCCCGCAACCACGCTCCTGCCCGCTCTGCTGGGCCTGGTGACGGGACTCTCGCTCATCATCGCGATCGGTGCCCAGAATGCGTTCGTTCTGCGGCTCGGCATCGAGGGGCGCAACCGGGTCATCGCCCCGGTGGTGATCATCTGCGCCCTTTCCGACGCGGCGCTCATTCTGGCCGGGGTGCTCGGCATGGGCGCCCTCGTGCAGGCGGCACCCGTGGCCATGGTCGTCGTGCGGATGCTCGGGGCGGCCTTCCTGGTGGTCTACGGCCTGTGGGCCGCACGACGAGCTCTCCGCCCCGGCACGTTGGTGGTGACGGGCGCCCCGGGCGTCACCGGGATGCGGGTGGCCGTCGGCACGGTCCTCGCCCTCACCTGGCTCAACCCGCATGTGTACCTTGACACGGTGCTGTTCCTCGGCTCCGTCGCCTCCCAACAGGGCCCGGCCGAGCGCTGGTGGTGGGTGGGCGGCGCCATGCTGGCGAGCGTGCTGTGGTTCACCGGGCTGGGCTTCGGGGCGCGATTGCTGCGGCCTGTCTTCGCCCGGCCGGGAGCGTGGCGGGTGCTCGACGGCACCATCGCGGTGGTCATGCTCGCCCTCGGCATCCGGTTGGCGCTCAATTTCTGACGCGCGGCCTGCAGTAGGCAATCCCCCGAGTCAGGCCTCGCCGCTCTCGTCGCCCGCCGGCTCGCCCGAGTCGGGGACGTAGGTCAGGATGTCTCCGGGCTGGCAGCCCAGCACCGAACAGATGGCGTCGAGGGTGGAGAACCGCACGGCCTTGGCCCGACCGTTCTTGAGGATCGACACGTTGGCCACCGCCAGCCCGA
It encodes the following:
- a CDS encoding LysR family transcriptional regulator ArgP, with the protein product MQRFTLDQLATLLALIEEGTFDKAARSLHITASAVSQRVKTMEQSCGRVLVQRTTPVALTDAGALVLRYARQVELLEADTVRALQDAGPAGQAVRVSLAVNADSLATWFLAALAGVSDELDVAFDLHREDQEHTLSLLRSGAVMAAVTSSRETIQGCVTEPLGRMRYRAVATPDFVARRLPAGLAGLSAAPVVTFDRNDDLQDAFLRANNGRPGEAPRHVIPASNDFARAVLLGLGWGVLPEQQCLAEIAAGSLVELAAAHPVDVPLYWQRWNLSSPLLDAVSAAVRDAAVRELFAL
- a CDS encoding LysE/ArgO family amino acid transporter encodes the protein MTPATTLLPALLGLVTGLSLIIAIGAQNAFVLRLGIEGRNRVIAPVVIICALSDAALILAGVLGMGALVQAAPVAMVVVRMLGAAFLVVYGLWAARRALRPGTLVVTGAPGVTGMRVAVGTVLALTWLNPHVYLDTVLFLGSVASQQGPAERWWWVGGAMLASVLWFTGLGFGARLLRPVFARPGAWRVLDGTIAVVMLALGIRLALNF
- a CDS encoding helix-turn-helix transcriptional regulator produces the protein MGIVINLDVELAKKKMSVTDLAAAIGLAVANVSILKNGRAKAVRFSTLDAICSVLGCQPGDILTYVPDSGEPAGDESGEA